The following coding sequences lie in one Xylocopa sonorina isolate GNS202 chromosome 15, iyXylSono1_principal, whole genome shotgun sequence genomic window:
- the La gene encoding la autoantigen-like isoform X1, whose protein sequence is MENGQDEAKVDAVKDDATDGEVKNQKPVSKPEENTAKQTSDEPSSELLERIKNQIEFYFGDVNMQRDKFLVEQTKLDDGWVPMTVLLTFKMLASMSQDVDLILKALESSELMEVSEGKKKIRRSPKHPLPVYDEEYRKAQEAKTAYVKGFPLQGTNIEKLKTFFAAFEPFENIIMRKYQDKDKKLQFKGSVFVQFKTLDDAKAFMARESVKYGDTELIKKWSADYSLEKAKEKEDRRQKRSEMKAKKNESMKEKQDEESGEADEDEEKKLPKGCVIHFSDVPEKCTREDIKEHLGKLDASIAFVDFKIGDKEGWVRLQGENSAKGVIDKMEKSKVLIRNKEVTCRVLEGEEEEKYLSKAKEDMANSRQKYNKGKKGKKGRNAHRAQRKRRNSDTSDPGLVKKPALD, encoded by the exons ATGGAAAACGGCCAAGACGAGGCGAAAGTAGACGCTGTTAAGGACGACGCTACCGATGGCGAGGTTAAGAACCAGAAGCCGGTTTCCAAGCCTGAGGAAAATACCGCCAAACAAACGTCCGACGAACCATCCAGCGAGCTCTTGGAAAGAATTAAAAATCAAATTGAG TTCTACTTTGGAGATGTAAACATGCAAAGAGACAAATTCCTGGTAGAGCAAACGAAATTGGACGACGGATGGGTCCCAATGACTGTACTGTTAACATTTAAAATGTTGGCTTCTATGAGCCAAGACGTAGATCTCATATTAAAAGCTTTAGAATCGAGTGAGCTAATGGAAGTATCCGaaggcaagaaaaaaattcgtcgTTCCCCAAAACACCCTCTACCAGTATACGATGAGGAGTATAGAAAGGCACAGGAAGCTAAAACAGCTTACGTGAAGGGATTCCCTTTGCAGGGTACCAATATCGAGAAACTGAAAACATTCTTCGCTGCTTTTGAACCGTTCGAAAACATAATC ATGAGGAAGTATCAAGATAAGGATAAAAAGTTGCAATTCAAAGGGTCTGTCTTTGTACAATTTAAAACTTTAGATGATGCGAAAGCTTTTATGGCTAGGGAGTCTGTAAAGTATGGAGATactgaattaattaaaaaatggtC GGCTGATTATAGCTTAGAAAAAGCAAAGGAAAAGGAAGATAGGAGGCAGAAGAGATCAGAAATGAAAGCAAAGAAGAATGAATCT ATGAAAGAGAAACAAGACGAGGAGAGCGGTGAAgcggacgaggacgaggaaaaGAAATTACCTAAAGGTTGTGTGATCCATTTCTCTGACGTACCTGAAAAATGTACAAGGGAAGATATCAAGGAACACTTAGGTAAACTAGATGCTAGTATCGCATTTGTCGATTTTAAAATTGGCGATAAAGAAGGTTGGGTCCGTTTGCAAGGAGAAAATTCTGCGAAGGGTGTAATTGACAAAATGGAAAAAAGCAAA GTATTAATTCGCAATAAAGAAGTAACATGTCGCGTTCTCGAGGGTGAAGAAGAGGAAAAATATCTATCAAAGGCTAAAGAAGATATGGCAAACAGTAGGCAAAAGTACAACAAAGGAAAGAAAGGCAAGAAAG GCCGTAATGCGCATCGAGCTCAAAGGAAGAGGCGTAACAGCGACACCAGTGATCCAGGTCTTGTTAAAAAGCCGGCCCTTGACTAA
- the La gene encoding la autoantigen-like isoform X2 yields MENGQDEAKVDAVKDDATDGEVKNQKPVSKPEENTAKQTSDEPSSELLERIKNQIEFYFGDVNMQRDKFLVEQTKLDDGWVPMTVLLTFKMLASMSQDVDLILKALESSELMEVSEGKKKIRRSPKHPLPVYDEEYRKAQEAKTAYVKGFPLQGTNIEKLKTFFAAFEPFENIIMRKYQDKDKKLQFKGSVFVQFKTLDDAKAFMARESVKYGDTELIKKWSADYSLEKAKEKEDRRQKRSEMKAKKNESVKKQDEESGEADEDEEKKLPKGCVIHFSDVPEKCTREDIKEHLGKLDASIAFVDFKIGDKEGWVRLQGENSAKGVIDKMEKSKVLIRNKEVTCRVLEGEEEEKYLSKAKEDMANSRQKYNKGKKGKKGRNAHRAQRKRRNSDTSDPGLVKKPALD; encoded by the exons ATGGAAAACGGCCAAGACGAGGCGAAAGTAGACGCTGTTAAGGACGACGCTACCGATGGCGAGGTTAAGAACCAGAAGCCGGTTTCCAAGCCTGAGGAAAATACCGCCAAACAAACGTCCGACGAACCATCCAGCGAGCTCTTGGAAAGAATTAAAAATCAAATTGAG TTCTACTTTGGAGATGTAAACATGCAAAGAGACAAATTCCTGGTAGAGCAAACGAAATTGGACGACGGATGGGTCCCAATGACTGTACTGTTAACATTTAAAATGTTGGCTTCTATGAGCCAAGACGTAGATCTCATATTAAAAGCTTTAGAATCGAGTGAGCTAATGGAAGTATCCGaaggcaagaaaaaaattcgtcgTTCCCCAAAACACCCTCTACCAGTATACGATGAGGAGTATAGAAAGGCACAGGAAGCTAAAACAGCTTACGTGAAGGGATTCCCTTTGCAGGGTACCAATATCGAGAAACTGAAAACATTCTTCGCTGCTTTTGAACCGTTCGAAAACATAATC ATGAGGAAGTATCAAGATAAGGATAAAAAGTTGCAATTCAAAGGGTCTGTCTTTGTACAATTTAAAACTTTAGATGATGCGAAAGCTTTTATGGCTAGGGAGTCTGTAAAGTATGGAGATactgaattaattaaaaaatggtC GGCTGATTATAGCTTAGAAAAAGCAAAGGAAAAGGAAGATAGGAGGCAGAAGAGATCAGAAATGAAAGCAAAGAAGAATGAATCTGTta AGAAACAAGACGAGGAGAGCGGTGAAgcggacgaggacgaggaaaaGAAATTACCTAAAGGTTGTGTGATCCATTTCTCTGACGTACCTGAAAAATGTACAAGGGAAGATATCAAGGAACACTTAGGTAAACTAGATGCTAGTATCGCATTTGTCGATTTTAAAATTGGCGATAAAGAAGGTTGGGTCCGTTTGCAAGGAGAAAATTCTGCGAAGGGTGTAATTGACAAAATGGAAAAAAGCAAA GTATTAATTCGCAATAAAGAAGTAACATGTCGCGTTCTCGAGGGTGAAGAAGAGGAAAAATATCTATCAAAGGCTAAAGAAGATATGGCAAACAGTAGGCAAAAGTACAACAAAGGAAAGAAAGGCAAGAAAG GCCGTAATGCGCATCGAGCTCAAAGGAAGAGGCGTAACAGCGACACCAGTGATCCAGGTCTTGTTAAAAAGCCGGCCCTTGACTAA
- the Tctp gene encoding translationally controlled tumor protein, whose amino-acid sequence MKIYKDIFTGDEMFSDTYKIKLVDDVLYEVYGKVITRKSGDIDIAGFNPSSEEADEGTDETVESGVDIVMNHRLQETFAFTDKKSYTLYLKDYMKKLVAKLEENSPDQVEIFKSKTNKVMKDILGRFKDLQFFTGESMDIDGIVALMEYREIDGESVPVLMLFKHGLEEQKF is encoded by the exons ATGAAGATCTACAAAGATATTTTCACCG GTGATGAGATGTTCTCAGACACCTACAAAATAAAGTTGGTTGACGATGTCCTGTATGAAGTATATGGCAAG GTGATCACTCGTAAATCAGGTGATATAGACATTGCTGGATTCAATCCATCTTCCGAGGAAGCTGACGAAGGAACGGATGAAACAGTAGAATCTGGCGTTGATATAGTTATGAACCATCGACTTCAAGAAACGTTTGCATTTACAGACAAAAAATCCTACACCTTGTATCTGAAAGATTACATGAAAAA GTTGGTAGCAAAGTTGGAAGAAAATTCTCCTGATCAGGTGGAGATTTTCAAATCGAAGACAAACAAAGTAATGAAAGACATCTTAGGTCGTTTCAAAGACCTGCAATTTTTCACCGGCGAATCTATGGATATCGACGGTATCGTCGCATTAATGGAATACCGTGAGATCGATGGTGAATCTGTGCCTGTACTCATGCTCTTTAAGCACGGTCTTGAGGAACAAAAGTTCTAA